In Beijerinckiaceae bacterium, the sequence TCCCCCCTCGTTTTTGGTAACATGAACCGCAGCTGCACCGGTGAAAGGGTCAACCGCGGATCAGCGGTCCTCGGTTACTTTGCCTTGGGTTGCCACAGACCAATGGCCGCGCCGGTCGGATCGAGGATGACCGAGAACGAACCTGCGTCCGGGACTTCCGTGACATCCTTCATCACGGTCGCGCCAAGCGATTTTGCTTTCGCGGTCGAAGCAACAACGTCATCGACCAGCACATAAGGCAGCCAAGCCGTTGGAACGCCGGGGGCCGGCGTCTTCATCATGCCGCCGCCGGTGCCTTCGCCGACATTGACCATTGTGTAGGTCATGTCGGGACCGAACTCCACGTCCACCAAATTCCAGCCGAACAGCGAGCCGTAGAAAGACTTCGCCTTTGGGACATCCCCGGTGGTGAGCTCGACGTGGACAAATGGGTTAGCCATGATCGCTCCTTGTGTTTCGCTGCTGGATTCTTGTTTTGGATTTGTGCACAGCTCATTGCTCGCGCACGCGGATATTTTGGGCGCACAGCCGCCAAGTAAAGCTCCGTCATGAAGGTCTCGTGATACCCAGCCGCCGATTCAACGCGCTCAAAATGTCAAAATGCGGTCCGGCTGCGGATTGCGGCGGCGAGCGTTCCCTCGTCGAGGTAATCGAGTTCGCCGCCGATGGGAACGCCATGTGCCAGCCGCGTGATCTTGACCTGCAAGGGCGCCAAAAGATCCGTGATGTAATGCGCCGTGGTCTGCCCATCGACGGTCGCGTTCACCGCCAGGATCACTTCCTTGACGTGATCGCGCGCGACTCTGTCGACCAGGCTTTCGAGATTCAAATCCTTCGGCCCTATGCCATCGAGCGGTGACAGGGTTCCCCCTAACACGTGATAGCGGGCGGTGAGGATGGCGGCGCGTTCGAGAGCCCAGAGATCGGCAACGGTCTCCACGACGACCAGCGTGCTGCGATCGCGCCGCTCGTCGACGCAGAGCGTGCAAGGATCGCAGGTATCGACATTGCCGCAGATCGAGCAGGTCACAATCTTTTCGCGGGCGACCTGCAATGCATCAGCAAGCGGTGCCAGAAGCTCCTCCCGCTTGCGGATCAAATGCAGCGCCGCGCGCCGCGCCGAGCGCGGTCCAAGTCCCGGCAGCCGCGCCAGCAGTTGAATGAGCCGCTCGATTTCGGCGCCGGCGACGCGGTCAGCCATCGGACCGAAGCCCTAACACGCAACCATCAGAACGGCAGCTTCATACCGGGCGGCAGCGCAAGGCCGGCAGTGACGCCTTTCATTTTTTCTTCGACCAGACGTTCAGCTTTCTTGCGGGCATCCTCATGTGCGACGACAATCAGATCTTCGAGGATCACTTTTTCGTCGACCTTGAGAAGCTGATCGTCGATGGAGAGCCCCTTCATCTGGCCTTTGGCGGTCAGGGTCACGCGGACCATGCCTCCGCCGGCTTGCCCCTCGACTTCGATCCGCTCCATTTCGGCCTGCATCTCCTGCATTTTTTCCTGCATGGCCTGGGCTTGCTTCATCAAACCGAACATGTCGCGCATTGAAATTTCCTTGCTCATTGCTGTCTGGATCGCCAATAGACCGAACTCCCGCGTTTTCCGCTCAGAGTTCGTCGTCCATATAGATATCGTCTCCAAAGCGGATTTCATCACCCGCTTGGTTCTCCGGCCCGGGGGCGGGCGCGTTCGGGCTCACGGACTCGGGCACCCGGACGCCAACAATCTCCGCGCCCGGAAAAGCAGCGAGCACGCTTTGGACAAGCGGCTCGGCGCGTACGTCGGAAACGGCTTCGGCTGCCTTTGCGTCTTGCTGTTCCTTCAGGCTTGGTGCGCCTGGCAAGCTCGAAATCGCAACCATCCAGCGCTCGCCGGTCCATTCCTGCAGGCGGCGCGAAAGCGTTTGCGCAAGTTGCGGCGACGCGCCGGAGACCGCTGAAAACTCGATGCGGCCTTGCTCGAAGCAAACCAGCCGCACGTCGCGTTCCAGCGCAATCTTCAATTGAATGTCGCGATGGCGTCCCGCGAGCGCCACGACATCCTCGAACCCGGCAAGCGAGATCGAAGGCCGCGGCGCCTCTTGTTGGGGCGCCCGCGAAACGGCTGCGAGCGGCGCACGCGCCGCAACGGCCATCGGTCCGCGTCCGGGCGGACTGGGGTTCCGCGCGTGAGCTTCGTCTTCGCCGGCGCCACTCGCCATCGTAAGCTGTCGCAGAGCCTCGTCGGGGGTTGGCAGATCGGCCGCAAAGCCGAGCCTGACCAAAACCATGTCGGCCGCAGCGAGGGGGCGCGGCGAGTCCTTGACTTCGCGTAAGCCCTTCAACAGCAATTGCCATGCCCGAGTCAGGACCGGCATGGACAGCGCGTCGGCAAAATGCCGGCCTCGCGTGCGTTCATCGGGGGTCAAGGATGCGTCTTGCGCCGCCTCCGGCACGAGCTTCAGACGGGTGACGAGATGGACGAACTCGGCAAGCGCCAGGAGGATCTCGGAAGGGTCCGCGCCGAAATTATGCAGGTCCTTCAAGATGGCGAGCGATTCTCCCATTCGGCCTTGCATCAGGACTTCGAAAAGATCGATGATGCGGCCCCGGTCGGCAAGCCCGAGCATGGTCCGCAAGGCGTCCGCGTCGATCTTGGCCATCCCTTCGCCGACGCCATGCGCGATCGCCTGGTCGAGGAGGGACAGCGCATCGCGCACCGAGCCCTCGGCCGCGCGTGCGATCAGGGCAAGCGCCTTGTCCTCGATCGCGACGGCCTCCTGGGAACAGATCGAAGCGAGATAGTCGGTCAGCACCCCGGCCTCGACGCGGCGCAGATCGAATCTCTGGCAGCGCGAGCGGACGGTGACCGGAACTTTTTCGATCTCGGTGGTCGCGAAGATGAATTTAACGTGGTCAGGAGGCTCTTCCAAAGTTTTCAGAAGGCCGTTGAAGGCCGGTTTGGAGAGCATGTGCACTTCGTCGATGATATAGACCTTGGTGCGCGCCATGACCGGCCGGTAGCGCGCACTCTCGATGATCTCGCGGACATCGTCGATCCCGGTGTGGGAGGCGGCGTCCATTTCCACGACGTCGACATGGCGCGATTCGATGATCGCCTGGCAATGAATCCCGAGTTCGGGCATGTGGATGGTCGGGGCGGTCACCGCTTGGCGATCGCCGGATGCCGGCAGTTCATAATTGAAGGCACGGGCGAGGATCCGCGCGGTCGTGGTTTTGCCGACCCCGCGCACGCCGGTCAAAATATAGGCTTGATGAATTCGCGCGAGGTCGAAGGCATTCGACAACGTCCGGACCATGGCCTCCTGGCCGATCAGGTCCTCGAAACGGGCGGGGCGATATTTGCGGGCAAGGACGCGGTAGGGACTTGGCGGCGCGGCGTTCACGGCGTCCAATCCGAGACCTGGGGCGGTTTCCTCCGGGGCAGTCGAGCCTCGTTCCATGCGGTCGTCCGGCATCGCGCGGGCCACTCGGGGGTTTTAGAGAATATTTGACCCGGCCGATGAGCCAATCCTGACCAAATCGCGCCGGAGAAAGCCAAATTATAGCAAAGCTTAAGCTGCTAGGCTAAGGTGGGAGGCTGGACAGAGACCCGCCCGGTCTCGTTAGGGCTGCTTCCTTCCGGACCTGACCCGGTTGGCGAGTGGTGCGTCCACCGCCAACCTCCCAGCCCCTATTTGGACCATGCGTGGCAAATTCGCAAGCTTCGGGAAGTTTTTTGGCAGCGCCCCAGATTGAATTTCTGCAAAGGGTGGAAAGGGTGGTGAGCGGTCATTTGTCCACGCCGACGCTCAGGCCGCTATCTCCCCCAACTGAGTTTTAGCCTGCTTCCGCTTCTCGTCTACAATGCGAACAGCTTCTTCTGCTGCTTGAATATCAACATGCGGTTTCAACGCGTTGAGTTTTTTTGCACGTTCAATCGCCGGATCACGAGGATTTTTCCTGGTGATATAATATGCAGTCGCAACCTTTTCCAAGTGCCTCACGTCGCTCGCTGCGAACCACTCGGACAAAAAGCTTATTATTGGAACATACTCTTGGATGTTCTTCTCATGGACCTTGAAAACACGCTCTCCGAAAGATGTTGGTGCAATGCTCGGACCATAGCCTTCTCTGGGAAATTGAAATTCGAGGATGTTTGCAGCCCGCATCGCCGTCAATTCATTATTGACTTCAAAAGAGTACGGCCCGTGTTTGTAGATTACAAACTTATAGCCGAAGTTTGATTTAGAGAGGTCCTGCAAGATGTAAAGAGCTTTCTGCAGGTGAGTCTCTCCACACCAACTGCCTCGGCTACGTAGCCGCGTGGCTAGCGCGACGACGAGTGCACATCGAGAACTGTAAGAGAGACGCTCCATAATCTGTTCCTATTCAAGACTTAGCAGGGAATTTCTTTTAAGATTTCGCCACGCAATCGCTTCCGTCAGAATGGACTTGTCGCAGTAGACGTTATCGACGCCAATTTCAGGCATACGCTTGAGTACCTGGGAACGCTGCAGGGACGACTCGATCTTTCCATCGAATATCAGCACTGGAAATATAGGAGCCGCCGTCTTGGGGGGAATGTGGTCGTATCGAATTCGATCCGAACCAAACTCCGCTTCTGCCGCTTCGGCTATAACTTTTCCTGGGATCAATTTTCCACCTTGCGTGTCGGATGGCGCAGCCTCGTAGAAAAGTCGGAAATGCTCCCGACACTGAATCCGACGCGCTAGTACGTGCTGAGAGGATTGCTTATTTTCATAGGCCCTACGAATGGCCACGAGAACCTCAACATCCGAGATATTCATATGTTTGTTGAGGTCCGTGGAAAATTTTCCCCCTTTGAGCCATTTCGTCAGGAAGTCTTTCAGATGGATATCGTATACACGTCGGATGTGATGAAGGTAAACCTGCTTGTACATGAAGTGTCGGGCGATCATCAGCCCTTCTGACGACTCTAGCCCACCTGCTTCAAGGCCCAGCGCCGGTTCGTCCGACTCTTGATACTCAGCCGGTAAAATACGAAGCGTGTTGATCAGGCGATGACGGTCGAATGTGCCGTAGGCCACTCCTGCGTGATAAGAATCTCGCAGCAAATAGTCCATTCTGTCTGCCCCAAGCGCATCCCCGATGATGATTTCGGCTAACACCGTTTCCCAAGTATTCAATTCGAGCGGTGCGGCTTTTTTCGGTCCGACCGCCAGCTTCACGATATCATCTGATCTTAGCGGCGGCGTCATTCCCTTCCATATCTCTTCCATCTCCCCGCTGTAGATAATGTCTTTAGTGAGTTGTTCATGGTCATAATCTTTGGGCAAAAGCTCCTTCTCAGCGGCGTGGGAGAAGGGCAAGTGTCCGACATCATGACACAAGGCCGCCATGCGCAGTACAGACTTCCAATAATAGCGTGCTTGCTCATCAGGAATAATGTTGCGAACGCTGTCGTGATGCACATTCTCCGGTGCGGTCACGATATCGAAAATCCGTGAGGCGATGTCCATCACGCCTAGCGAGTGCTCGAATCGCTTGTGAGTAGCGCCAGGGTAAACAAGATACGACAGAGCAAGCTGATGAATGTGGCGCAGCCGCTGAAACGGCCGAGAATCAATCACCTTACGCTCGTCGGTTCTTACCGAGATGAAGGTGTGTATTGGGTCGCGAAACTCGTGACTGTGCTTCATAGCCAAGTGAATCCGAATCAGGTGGCATGATAGTGGCCCTCAGCAATCTTGCACAAAATGCCATATGAACAAAAAGAGAACATACATGCGCAGAGGTAAACAGTCCATTTCCATTTTTGGTACTGTTGCTGGGACGTCCTGCTCCTCGTGGCCGCTGAGCCAAGGGCGCAGCGCGTTGATATTTATCGGCGAATCCCAAGGGGTGGGAAAGAACGGCAAGAGGCCGGCGCGAACGGCAAAGTTCTAGATAAGAAACTTTTGAACGCTTCCTTGCCTTCTAAACCGCTATCCCGTGCAAGTCATAGGCATCGGCCCGCTCGATCTTCACGGTGACTATCTCGCCTTGCCGCAAGGGCCGGCGGGCGGCGATGTGAACCTTGCCGTCGATCTCGGGCGCATCGCCCTTGGAGCGTCCCACGGCGCCGCGCGGGCCGGCCTCATCGACAATCGCTGAAATATGCTTGCCGACCTTTTCCTTGAGCTTGCGGGCGCTGATCTTTTGGCAATGTTCCATGAAGCGTCGGTAGCGGGTGTCTTGAACCTCCGGCGGCACCGCGGGCAGGCCGAGGTCGTTGGCGGCCGCACCTTCGACCGGCTCATATTTGAACGCGCCGACCCGGTCGAGTTTCGCCTCGGTGAGCCATTCCAAAAGCAAAGTGAAATCCTCCTCCGTCTCGCCGGGAAAGCCGACGATGAAGGTCGAGCGCAACGCCAGATCGGGGCAGGTCGCCCGCCATCGGCCGATTCGCTCCAGCGTCCTTTCCTGATCGCCAGGGCGTTTCATCGCCCGCAGGACATTTTTGCTGGCGTGCTGAAATGGGATGTCGAGATAGGGCAAGATTTTGCCCGTGGCCATCAGGTCGATCACCTCGTCGACATGGGGATAGGGATAGACATAATGCAGCCTGACCCAGACCCCCAACTCCCCGAGTTCCCGCGCGAGATCGATAAACTTTGCCCGGACCGGCCGATCGTGAAAAAGGCTTTCCGAATATTTCAGGTCCAAGCCATAGGCGCTTGTATCCTGCGAAATGACGAGAAGTTCCCTGACGCCCGCCGCGACGAGCTTTTCGGCTTCGCGTAATATATCCGCCGCCGGGCGGGAGACCAGATCGCCGCGCAATTTCGGAATGATGCAGAAGGAGCAACGATTGTTGCAGCCTTCCGAGATCTTCACATAGGCATAATGGCGTGGCGTGAGCTTGATGCCTTGCGGCGGCAAGAGATCGACAAAGGGATCGTGCGGCGGTGCAATGACCTCATGCACCGCCTGCATGACCGAGTCGAAATCTTGCGGTCCGGTAATGCAATGAAGGTCGGGGAATTTGGCCAAAATGGCCTGCGGCTCCGCGCCCATGCAGCCGGTGACGATGATCTTTTTGTTTTCCGCGGCGGCCGCGCTGATTGCGGCAAGCGATTCGGCCTTGGCGCTGTCAAGGAAGCCGCAGGTGTTGACGATCACCGCCGCCGCGCCCTCATGCGCCTTGGTGAGCTCATAGCCTTCGGCGCGCAGCCGGCCGATAATCTGCTCGCTGTCGACAAGCGCCTTGGGGCAGCCCAGCGACACGAAGGAGATTTTAGGCGCGGGCGCGGCTCGGCTTTGCGCCGCAGGAGGTGCGGAAACAGCGTGGGTTTGATCGGGCATGCGTCTGCTTGGCATGGGGGAGGCGTCCAAGCAAGCGAATCGCCCTCGCCTGACGCGCTCCTAGATCACGATGATTTTGGATTGATTCAATCCAAAATCATGAACGTGATCGATTCCAAAAGTTTAGAGCGGGATGCGGGCGGAAAACCGGTTTCCCCTTTTCCTCATCCCGCTCTAAAGAAAAACCCGGCCGAGGGGCCGGGTTTTGCCGTTTGTGGAGAAGCCGCAGTGTGAAGGCTGAGCTTAGTATTTTGCGACGACGGGTGCGGGCGGCGGCAAAAAATCGAATTTGTAGCTGAAGCCGACTTGCACCTGGTTTTGGGTCAGATGATGCCGCGAGGAGAAGAAGGTCGCGGGCGGGGCCGCAGCGATGGCTGCGAAGGGGTGATCCGTGACGTGGCCGAAATCCGAATAACGGTATTCCGCCCGAACCGACCAATTGTTGGTGATCGCATATTCGAGACCGGCGCCGACCGTCCAACCGACCTTTGTGGTCGCAAAGCTGTTCGAGAGCGGGAACGGCCCAAAGAACAGCGGGGCTGAATAGGTGTTGGTGATGCCGCCGAACACTGCACCGCCGGTGGCGTAGACCAAGACGCGATCGAACGCCCAGCCGATGCGGCCGCGAATCGAACCTTGCACCTCGGAGCGGGTGGTTTCGTTAACTCCGAAGAACGGAAGGAACACGGTTTTTTTCAGGCTGGTCCCATCGACGGTGCCTTCGATGCCGACGACCCATTGGTTGATCTGCAGATTATAGCCGACATGGCCGCCACCGATGACGCCTTGCGGGGCGGTGCCGAAGGTTTGGCCAAAGGCAACGAAGGGCGCGCCCGGCACCGCGATCGAGAGATCAGCGTGATCATTGCCCCAGGCGTAGCCGACCTGCGCACCGATATAAACGCCGGTCCAGGTGAAAATCGGAATGGGCGGCGGTGGCGGAGCCACCGGAAGGTCGGCCGCAAGGGCCGGTCCGATCAGCGCCATGGCGCCGGCCGATGCTAAGAGAATACGACGTAACATGATATGCCCCCTTGAGACGCGAATTTGAACGCCCCAAAGTTACGCAGATTTGGCTAAGCTTCAACGATTCTTAGACTATGCATAGGGTTATTTAAGTTGCTGTGGCTATAGGGCAACGAATAGTCATTAAACTGTAACAATACTGGCTCTTGCCCAACAAAAAACCCGGCCGCGAGGCCGGGTTTGTTTTCGTATGAAAGTGCAGTGGTCTCAGTATTTCGCGACGACCGGGACCGGAGCGAAAGTGTCGAACTTGTAGCTGAAGCCGACCTGCACCTGGTTCTGCGTGAAGTGATGGTGCCCTGTGAAACCACCCCCGAACGGCGCGAACACGGTGGAGAAGGGCGCATAAGTCGTCCGGCCGAAGTCCGTATAACGATATTCGGCGCGCACCGACCAGTTGTTGGTGACGGCGTATTCGATGCCGCCGCCGACCGTCCAGCCAACGCGTGTCGTCGAGAAGCTGCTCGTACCACCAAGCGCAAAGAAGGGGCTGAAGAAGGTGTAGCTGGTGTTGAAGCCGCCGAAGGCAACACCACCGGTGGCATAGATCAGAGCCCGGTCCCAGGCCACGCCAATGCGGCCGCGGATCGAACCCTGGATGTCGGCGCGGGTCGTCGCTGTCACACCGGAGCCGAAGAAGCCGACCGGAGCAAAGAAAGCAGCGCCGGGAGCGAAGAGAACGGTCTTCTTCATGCTGGTGCCATCAACCGAGCCTTCGAGACCGAGGACCCACTGGTTGATCTGATAGTTGTAACCGACATGGGCGCCGCCGATCACGCCGTTCGGATTCTGGCCGAACGAATCATCGGCGAAGACCGCGATGCCTGGAAACGCCGTGACGAAATGATTGTGGGTCTGGCCCCACGCATAGCCGACCTGGCCACCGACATAGATGCCGGTCCAAGTGAAGATCGGCACCGGCGGTACATAGATTGGCGGGGGAGCACGGGAGGGAAGATCGGCGGCCAAAGCTGCCGAGCTGGTGAGAGCAAAGGCACCAACCGATGCCAGCAGGAATTTACGTAACATGATTTGTCTCCTTTTGATCAAATAAATTTATCGCTCTATCAGGGTACGCAATTTCAAATGAGCTTCAACCATAGTTGGATGTCGCGCGGCATTATTCGAACCGCTGTGGCCATGGCGCAACAAGGTCATCCCCGCGAAATCGCCTGCGCAAAGTTAAAAAAACCCGGCCAAGAGGCCGGGTTTTATCTTCATGTCGTGGTGCCGCAATGGTCTCAGTATTTGGCGACGACCGGGGCCGGAGCCAAAGTGTCGAACTTGTAGCTGAAGCCGACCTGCACCTGGTTCTGCGTCAAATGATGGCGCACGGAGAAGAGGCCCCCCACGGGCGCAAACAAAGCTGCGAACGGATAGTCCGTGGTGCTGCCAAAATCGGAGTAGCGGTATTCCGCTCGGACCGACCAATTGTTGGTGACCGCATATTCGAGACCGGCGCCGACCGTCCATCCGGCGCGTGTTTTCGAAATGCTTTCGTTGAGGAACAATGGCCCGGCAAAGCCGAACGAATAGGTGTTCTTGATGCCGGTGAAAGCAGCACCGCCGGTTGCGTACAACAGGACCCGATCAAAGGCGACACCGGCGCGGGCGCGGATCGAACCCTGAACTTGCTCGCGGTTTGTCGCCGTGACACCGAAGGGCGCCACGAAGACGGTCTTGCTCATGCTGGTTCCGTCGACCGTGCCTTCAAGACCAATCACCCATTGGTTGATCTGCAGATTATATCCGAGATGGGCGCCGCCGATGACCCCTTGTGGGCTAGTATTGTATGGGCTGGTGAAGAAAAACGCCGGGATCGGAAGGATGCCGGGGGCCCCGGGAGCGAATACGTCGGCTCTGGCGCGATCATTGCCCCAGGCATAACCGACCTGGCCACCGACGTAGATGCCGGTCCAGGAGAATGGCGGGGGCACATAAACCGGCGGG encodes:
- a CDS encoding phosphohydrolase, producing the protein MKHSHEFRDPIHTFISVRTDERKVIDSRPFQRLRHIHQLALSYLVYPGATHKRFEHSLGVMDIASRIFDIVTAPENVHHDSVRNIIPDEQARYYWKSVLRMAALCHDVGHLPFSHAAEKELLPKDYDHEQLTKDIIYSGEMEEIWKGMTPPLRSDDIVKLAVGPKKAAPLELNTWETVLAEIIIGDALGADRMDYLLRDSYHAGVAYGTFDRHRLINTLRILPAEYQESDEPALGLEAGGLESSEGLMIARHFMYKQVYLHHIRRVYDIHLKDFLTKWLKGGKFSTDLNKHMNISDVEVLVAIRRAYENKQSSQHVLARRIQCREHFRLFYEAAPSDTQGGKLIPGKVIAEAAEAEFGSDRIRYDHIPPKTAAPIFPVLIFDGKIESSLQRSQVLKRMPEIGVDNVYCDKSILTEAIAWRNLKRNSLLSLE
- a CDS encoding YbaB/EbfC family nucleoid-associated protein encodes the protein MRDMFGLMKQAQAMQEKMQEMQAEMERIEVEGQAGGGMVRVTLTAKGQMKGLSIDDQLLKVDEKVILEDLIVVAHEDARKKAERLVEEKMKGVTAGLALPPGMKLPF
- a CDS encoding porin family protein; translated protein: MLRKFLLASVGAFALTSSAALAADLPSRAPPPIYVPPVPIFTWTGIYVGGQVGYAWGQTHNHFVTAFPGIAVFADDSFGQNPNGVIGGAHVGYNYQINQWVLGLEGSVDGTSMKKTVLFAPGAAFFAPVGFFGSGVTATTRADIQGSIRGRIGVAWDRALIYATGGVAFGGFNTSYTFFSPFFALGGTSSFSTTRVGWTVGGGIEYAVTNNWSVRAEYRYTDFGRTTYAPFSTVFAPFGGGFTGHHHFTQNQVQVGFSYKFDTFAPVPVVAKY
- a CDS encoding VOC family protein, whose product is MANPFVHVELTTGDVPKAKSFYGSLFGWNLVDVEFGPDMTYTMVNVGEGTGGGMMKTPAPGVPTAWLPYVLVDDVVASTAKAKSLGATVMKDVTEVPDAGSFSVILDPTGAAIGLWQPKAK
- a CDS encoding DNA polymerase III subunit gamma/tau (catalyzes the DNA-template-directed extension of the 3'-end of a DNA strand; the tau chain serves as a scaffold to help in the dimerizaton of the alpha,epsilon and theta core complex; the gamma chain seems to interact with the delta and delta' subunits to transfer the beta subunit on the DNA), with the translated sequence MPDDRMERGSTAPEETAPGLGLDAVNAAPPSPYRVLARKYRPARFEDLIGQEAMVRTLSNAFDLARIHQAYILTGVRGVGKTTTARILARAFNYELPASGDRQAVTAPTIHMPELGIHCQAIIESRHVDVVEMDAASHTGIDDVREIIESARYRPVMARTKVYIIDEVHMLSKPAFNGLLKTLEEPPDHVKFIFATTEIEKVPVTVRSRCQRFDLRRVEAGVLTDYLASICSQEAVAIEDKALALIARAAEGSVRDALSLLDQAIAHGVGEGMAKIDADALRTMLGLADRGRIIDLFEVLMQGRMGESLAILKDLHNFGADPSEILLALAEFVHLVTRLKLVPEAAQDASLTPDERTRGRHFADALSMPVLTRAWQLLLKGLREVKDSPRPLAAADMVLVRLGFAADLPTPDEALRQLTMASGAGEDEAHARNPSPPGRGPMAVAARAPLAAVSRAPQQEAPRPSISLAGFEDVVALAGRHRDIQLKIALERDVRLVCFEQGRIEFSAVSGASPQLAQTLSRRLQEWTGERWMVAISSLPGAPSLKEQQDAKAAEAVSDVRAEPLVQSVLAAFPGAEIVGVRVPESVSPNAPAPGPENQAGDEIRFGDDIYMDDEL
- a CDS encoding recombination protein RecR encodes the protein MADRVAGAEIERLIQLLARLPGLGPRSARRAALHLIRKREELLAPLADALQVAREKIVTCSICGNVDTCDPCTLCVDERRDRSTLVVVETVADLWALERAAILTARYHVLGGTLSPLDGIGPKDLNLESLVDRVARDHVKEVILAVNATVDGQTTAHYITDLLAPLQVKITRLAHGVPIGGELDYLDEGTLAAAIRSRTAF
- a CDS encoding porin family protein yields the protein MFRKFLLASVGAVALSGSAALAADLPMRAPPPVYVPPPFSWTGIYVGGQVGYAWGNDRARADVFAPGAPGILPIPAFFFTSPYNTSPQGVIGGAHLGYNLQINQWVIGLEGTVDGTSMSKTVFVAPFGVTATNREQVQGSIRARAGVAFDRVLLYATGGAAFTGIKNTYSFGFAGPLFLNESISKTRAGWTVGAGLEYAVTNNWSVRAEYRYSDFGSTTDYPFAALFAPVGGLFSVRHHLTQNQVQVGFSYKFDTLAPAPVVAKY
- a CDS encoding 30S ribosomal protein S12 methylthiotransferase RimO, whose translation is MPDQTHAVSAPPAAQSRAAPAPKISFVSLGCPKALVDSEQIIGRLRAEGYELTKAHEGAAAVIVNTCGFLDSAKAESLAAISAAAAENKKIIVTGCMGAEPQAILAKFPDLHCITGPQDFDSVMQAVHEVIAPPHDPFVDLLPPQGIKLTPRHYAYVKISEGCNNRCSFCIIPKLRGDLVSRPAADILREAEKLVAAGVRELLVISQDTSAYGLDLKYSESLFHDRPVRAKFIDLARELGELGVWVRLHYVYPYPHVDEVIDLMATGKILPYLDIPFQHASKNVLRAMKRPGDQERTLERIGRWRATCPDLALRSTFIVGFPGETEEDFTLLLEWLTEAKLDRVGAFKYEPVEGAAANDLGLPAVPPEVQDTRYRRFMEHCQKISARKLKEKVGKHISAIVDEAGPRGAVGRSKGDAPEIDGKVHIAARRPLRQGEIVTVKIERADAYDLHGIAV
- a CDS encoding porin family protein; amino-acid sequence: MLRRILLASAGAMALIGPALAADLPVAPPPPPIPIFTWTGVYIGAQVGYAWGNDHADLSIAVPGAPFVAFGQTFGTAPQGVIGGGHVGYNLQINQWVVGIEGTVDGTSLKKTVFLPFFGVNETTRSEVQGSIRGRIGWAFDRVLVYATGGAVFGGITNTYSAPLFFGPFPLSNSFATTKVGWTVGAGLEYAITNNWSVRAEYRYSDFGHVTDHPFAAIAAAPPATFFSSRHHLTQNQVQVGFSYKFDFLPPPAPVVAKY